The window AAACAGTGATTGTTCCAAGTTTGGCTTGGGATGATACGGTTGCTGCTTATGCAGAGAGCTATGCTAATCAACGCAAAGGTGACTGCCAACTGATCCACTCTGGTGGTGAATACGGAGAGAATATTGCAATGAGCACTGGTGAACTAAGTGGCACAGATGCAGTGAAAATGTGGGTTGATGAGAAATCCAACTATGACTATGATTCTAACTCTTGTGTTGGAGGAGAGTGCCTGCACTACACACAGGTCGTTTGGGCTAACTCGGTGCGTCTTGGATGTGCCAAAGTGACATGTGATAACGGAGGCACTTTCATCACTTGCAACTATGATCCCCCTGGCAACTTTGTTGGTGAAAGACCCTACAAACTGTAGCTGCTATCTACCACTTTACATATTAT of the Glycine max cultivar Williams 82 chromosome 13, Glycine_max_v4.0, whole genome shotgun sequence genome contains:
- the PR1-5 gene encoding pathogenesis-related protein 1 precursor, whose translation is MGYMCIKISFCVMCVLGLVIVGDVAYAQDSAEDYVNAHNAARAEVGSQSPRQTVIVPSLAWDDTVAAYAESYANQRKGDCQLIHSGGEYGENIAMSTGELSGTDAVKMWVDEKSNYDYDSNSCVGGECLHYTQVVWANSVRLGCAKVTCDNGGTFITCNYDPPGNFVGERPYKL